The window ACAATGTTACATAGCGAGCATTAAAACAAGACACCTAATGCTGTAATAATTACAAAAATATTCTTTAACTATTGACAACTTCGTCAGGAAAACATATACATTGCAGTTTTGGTATTCACGCACGGTGATGAATACATTGGTCAGACAGAAAATAATGTCCAAAACTTTGTGTTCACAGCAGTAGGTTGCCAGCTGCATTTGGTAATGAACTAAACATTGCCAGTTTGTGATAGCTGTGATGTCGTCACTGAATTCTTAAAGGGACAGGCTTTCTTACAGTTTCTGACCAGATACAAGGCTATTTTACAGGAAACAAATTgccaacagactttcagcatgcttatagggaaagacattcaacaagcacagcacttgcaGAATGCATGCatcgagggcctcccgggtggcgcagtggttaagggccaccagactctgggttcgcgcccaggctctgtcgcgaccgggaggtccatggggcgacgcacaattggcccagcgtcgtccgggttagggagggcttggccggtagggatatccttgactcatcgcgcaccagcgactcctgtggcgggccgggcgctaaccaaggttgccaggtgcacgtgtttcctccgacacattggtgcgcctggcttccgggttggatgcgcgctgtgttaagaagcagtgcgacttggttgggttgtgtatcggaggacgtatgactttcaaccttagtctctcccgggctcgtacgggagttgtagcgatgagacacgatagtaactactaaaaacaattggatactacgaaattggggagaaaaaggggtaaaagaaaAAAGAATGCATCGCGTGCATGTACTTCCTTCTCTCTTGTGCACGTGTTGATGAGAAAACAAATCGTGATAACCACACATAGACCCGTGTTTTGAATTCGGTTTAATAATactttaaattatttaatttcGACCAGCTGATGGACAGTTGGCAGAGTAGGTTCAAATGAAGTTTATTCAACATACTGATTTGTAAAGAAACTGTTTCGATTTTATTTTAATCTAAAAGTGAGAAAAGTGGAGGCTTGTCCAGTCCACACTTGGATTCGTAGTGTACCAGGCTAGGGGACAGTACGTCAATGGCTAACCACGTGTTTTGGTATTGTAGGGGACAGTACGTCAATGGCTAACCACGTGTTTTGGTGCTGTAGGTGACATGACCAACCAGGTGTCAGAGTACCCTGCTGAGCAAACGTTCCAGTACCAGCATAGCTTGCCTCCTCTCCCTGTACCGTCTCTAGAGGGGAGCCTCGCCAAGTACCTGGTTGCAGGTGAGATGCCAGCTGCATGTGAGACAGAGAAGCGCTGTTAGCATGGACCCTAGACAAAAATGTGTCTAGTTACTGAAATGTCTGTGTGTATTTTCCAGTGCGGCCGTTTGCTACAGAGGAGGAGTACCAGGTGACTGCAGCCGTAGTGAAGAGGTTTGGAGAGGGCATCGGCAAAGACCTGCACCAAAAACTACTGCAGAGAGCCAGGACACGCAGGAACTGGGTACACACAtttaacacacacaacacactgcacAGCTAGAACCTGTGGGAACTGATCACACACCATGCTCGACCCTGAGCAACTACAAAAGGGAATCTTTGAGTGTTTTAAATACTGCAGTCATTATGGTGTCTCCCTGCAGTGTTTCATGTtatattgtgggtgtgtgtgtttcccctaGTTGGAGGAGTGGTGGTTGAATGCAGCCTATCTGGAAATGCGTTACCCCTCCCAGTTGAATGTGAACTTCGGAGGTCCTGCACCCTACCTAGAgcactgctggccccctacagagGGAGtacagctacagaggaccagcATAAGCATGTGGCACACTCTACAGTACTGGGACCTGCTTCGCACGTAAGCTACtcacattgagtgtacaaaacatggtttttccatgacagactgaccaggtgaatccaggtgaaagctataatcacttattgatgtcacctgttaaatccacttcaatcagtttatatgaaggggaggagacaggttaaagaaggattttaaaccttgagataattgagacatggattgtgtatgtatgtgtgtcattcagaagTTGAAAGACAGGTTatataaaatatttaagtgccttttgaactgggagtcaacataggccagcatccctgtggaacgctttcgacaccttgtagagtccatgcttcaacgaattgaggctgttctgaggttcAAAAgagtgtgcaactcaatattaagaaggtgttcctaatgttttgtacacttcgTGTATATATATTAAGGTTACACACGCATCACAACTactgctaccagactcttccgATTGCTAAATaatgcacaatttaaacacttgccctCCAATCCCCCCCTTCCCCAAAACAcgtgtttttatttaactataaattgtgccttcgtGTATTATAGTTGTTTAAAatatttattatattctactgagccagttcatattattatatttgattttttattgttgttccgttgtcgagaaggaacctgcaactAAGCATTTAGTTGGACAGTGTCCCTAAACACACACGTTCTGTACACTCTGACTGTGTGGTCCCCGACAGGGAGAGGCTGGACCCACACAAAGCTGGTAATGTGGTGTTGGATATGGACCAGTTCAGAATGCTGTTCTGTACATGTAAAGTTCCTGGAGTCACCAAGGATACCATCATCAACTACTTTAAGACAGGtaggtgccccccccccccccccacgacaTCGCCATGCAATATGATGTTTgtggtttgtttttgtgtgtagTACTCTGTTATttatttaggtgtgtgtgtgtgtgtgttttctatgtgtttggatgtgtgtattgattactttaagacatgaaggtcagtcaatctggaacatttcaagaacgttgaatgtttcttcaagtgcagtcacaaaaaccatcaagcgctatgatgaaactggctcatgaggaccgccacaggaaatgaagacccagagttacctctgttgcagaggataagttcattagagttaccagcctcagaaaatgcagcccaaataagtgcttcacagagttcaagtcacagacacatctcgacatcaactgttcagaggagactgtctgaatcaggccttcatggttgaattgctgcaaagaaaccactgctaaaggacaccaataagaagaagatacttgcttgggccaacgaaacaggagcaatggacataaaaccggtgaaaatctgtcctttggtctgatgagtccagatttgagattttgggttccaacatctgtgtctttgtgagatgcagagtaggtgaacagatgatctctgcatgtggggttcccaccgtgaagcatggtggaggaggtgtgattgtgtgggggtgctttgctggtgacactcagagatttatttagaattcaaggcacacttaaccggcatggctaccacagcattctgcatcgatacgccatcccatctggtttgactataatttgtttttcaaaaggacaatgacccaacacatcaggacaatgacccaaaataaGTGCTATTTgagtaaggagagtgatggaacgctgctcagatgacctggcctccacaatcacccgacctaacccaattgagatggtttgggatcatttggactgcagagtgaaggaaagcagccaaaaagtgctcagcatatgtgggaactccttaacttcttatggctggggggcagtattgagtagcttagatgaataagttgcccaaactaaatggcctgctcctcagtctcagttgctaatatatgcatattattattagtattggatagaaaacactctaaagtttccaaaactgtcaaaatattgtctgcgtgtataacagaactgatattgcaggcgaaaccctgaggaaaatcaaaccaggaagtggcttctattttgaaaactccatgttccatagcctgcctttgctccatttaaagggatatcaaccagattcattttcctatcgtttcctcaaggtgtcaacagtctttagacatagtttcaggcttttattttgaaaaatgagcgagaaagatagcATCGCGTCATAGTATGGCCGGGTGCCAGTAGCGTTTTGAatgcgcaacagagtttgggcagccattgcctttccctctcctactgaaaaagagagttgcggttgatatattatcgattatatattttaaaaacaacctgaggattgattataaaaaacgtttgacatgtttctgtgggcattacggatactatttggaatttgtctgcgttgtcgtgaccgctttTTCCTgttgatttctgaacataacgcgccaaacaaatggaggtattttggatataaaaataatctttatggaacaaaaggaacatttattgtgtaactgggagtctcgtgagtgaaaacatcagaagatcatcaaaggtaaccgattaatttgattgcttttctgattttcgtgaccaagctacttgatgctaggtgttcataatgttttgtcgggcgatcgataaacttacacaaacgcttttGCTGTAATTTTccaaatctgacacgacaggtggattaacaaaaggctacgctgtgttttgctatattacACTTGtaatttcatgaatataaatattttttgtaatattatttgaatgtggcgctatgcaattcagcggttgttgatgaaaattatcccgttaacttcttatggctgccatCCCGttaactgttggaaaagcattccaggtgaagctggttgagagaataccaagagtgtggaacgctgtcagcaaggcaaagagtggctactttgaagaatcttaaatataaaatatagtttgatttgtttaacacttttttggttactacatgtgtcatttcatagttttgatgtcttcactattatcctacaatgtagaaaattgtaaaaaaaaaaaaaagttaaaccctggaatgagtaggtgtgtccaaacttttgactggtgctgtatgtatTGATGTTTTTTCTGTGTGTTGTAGAGAGCGAGGGTCCATGCCCCTCccatgtggtggtgatgtgtaaGGGGCGTTTCTTCTCGTTTGATGCAGTGTGTGACGGACACATTCTTACCCCTCCAGAGCTGCTCAGGTATTCTGGCCGGTGGATATTTAGGTATATTTGTGTGCATATGCATATATTTGCATgtatttatgtctgtgtgtgtgtgtgtgtgtgtgtgtgtgtgtgtaggcagctGACCCATGTGAAGCAGTGTTGTGAGGGGGAGCCTGCAGGTGACGGAATCGCCGCTCTCACCTCAGAGGAGAGGACACGCTgggctaaggtgtgtgtgtgatgttggctGTGCAGAACGGACATCACCATGCACTAAACgtctctcgtgtctctctctttcaactttctctgtctctctcatctttctgtctctctctttttctattcAATTTTAATTAAATTTAacggtctgtgtgtctgtaggcCAGGGAGTATCTGATAGGTATAGATCCAGCCAATAAGACCATCTTAGAGACCATCCAGAGCAGTCTGTTTGTGGTCTCACTGGACGATGCTAAACCCTACGCTACTGCAGAGAACTACACACCAGTacgtacacaaacacaccctctcACACACTATACACAGAAATTTGCAATAGCAAGTTGAGTTTGTGAAGGTAAAGAGCAGACTTGAGTCCAGGATGCGGTCAAAGTAAAATGCAAAGGATAATAATTAGCACCAGAGGCTAAAAAGCTAACTTTCAGTCAATGATAGCAGTGAGACTTCTGCCGCTTTGTGATGTTGTCCAGTACAGAGAGTGAGATCTTTTAAAGTTGTGTGTAAGCATTTAAGCAGGTTACACATGTTTTGATTGTATGcaaagatacagtggggcaaaaaagtatttagtcagccaccaattgtgcaagttctcccacttaaaaagatgagagaggcctgtaattttcatcataggtacacttcaactatgacagactatgagaaaaacaatccagaaaatcatattgtaggatttttaatgaatttatttgcaaattatggtggaaaataagtatttggtcacctacaaacaagcaagatttctggctctcacagacctgtaacttcttctttaagaggctcctctgtcctccactcgttacctgtattaatggcaccagtttgaacttgttatcagtataaaaaacacctgtccacaacctcaaacagtcacactccaaactccactatggccaagaccaaagagctgtcaaaggacaccagaaacaaaattgtagacctgcaccaggctgggaagactgaatctgcaataggtaagcagcttggtttgaagaaatcaactgtgggagcaattatcaggaaatggaagacatacaagaccactgataatgtccctcgatctggggctccacgcaagatctcaccccgtggggtcaaaatgatcacaagaccggtgagcaaaaatcccagaaccacacggggggacctagtgaatgacctgcagagagctgggaccaaagtaacaaagcctaccatcagtaacacactacgccgccagggactcaaatcctgcagtgccagacgtgtccccctgcttaagccagaacatgtccaggcccgtctgaagtttgctagagagcatttgaatgatccagaagaagattgggagaatgtcatatggtcagatgaaacccaaatataactttttggtaaaaactcaactcgtcgtgttagaaggacaaagaatgctgagttgcatccaaagaacaccatacctactgtgaagcatgggggtggaaacatcatgctttggggctgtttttctgcaaagggaccagaatGACTGATCCGtttaaaggaaataatgaatggggccatgtatcgtgagattttgagtgaaaacctccttccatcagcaagggcattgaagatgaaacgtggctgggtctttcagcatgacaatgatcccaaacacaccggcCGGGCaacggagtggcttcgtaagaagcatttcaaggtcctggagtggcctagccagtctccagatctcaaccccatagaaaatctttggagggagttgaaagtccgtgttgcccagcaacagccccaaaacattactgctctagaggagatctgcatggaggaatgggccaaaataccagcaacagtgtgtgaaaaccttgtgaagacttacagaaaacgtttgacctctgtcattgccaacaaagggtatataacaaagtattgagataaacttttgttattgaccaaatacttattttccaccataatttgcaaataaattcataaaaaatcctacaatgtgattttctggattctttttttctcattttgtctgtcatagttgaagtgtatctatgatgaaaattaaaggcctcatctttttaagtgggagaacttgcaaaattggtggctgactaaatacttttttgctccactgtatgtCTGGATATGACCTCTGGGTCATCATCTTGCATCCTGGTTGGCccctacaacacacacatacaccacagacAGCCATACCATTCTAAGTGTGGTATAATCTGATCTTTGACCTTTGCCCCCAGGTGTCCCtggaggtgctgacaggagacgCCACCATCCGCTGGGGTGACAAGTCCTACAACTCCCTCTCCTTCGCCGACGGAACCTTCGGATCCAACTGTGACGTGTGTGCtttttttactgtgtgtgttttttgttatatgaaaggggggtgggggttgAGAGTTAGAAAAATAAGATTTGAGATAACAATACTCCTCTGTTAGCAGTAGTGTAATGATGTTTTGTTGTGAGTGTGCTCCTATATATGGTAATTGCTGGTGTGTGTTGCAGCATGCCCCATTTGAAGGCATGGTGCTGGTAACTCATTGTTACTATGTGGATCAGCAACTCAAAGCTACAGACGGCAAGTGGAAGGTAAATACCGTTTCTATTGAACTTATTTTAGGTGACTGTATATATTGTTTGTCCTTAATTCCAAGTACCTTACTTTCACTGTAAGCAAACAGTATAtttgttgatgtgtgtgtctatgtaggGCTCTGAGACGGTGCGGCCTATGCCTCTTCCTGAAGAGTTGGTCTTCACTGTGGATGACAGAGTCAGGAGGGACGTTGTACATGCCAAGCAACAGTACTTCGAGACTgtgagcacatacacacacacattcatgactCTGTGCATCTCCCTGGTCGTCAGATTGGACCATTGCAGGTGTTGTGTTCATCACAAACACTCCCTCACAGGCCCTTactctccccaccacacacacacaactctaatCTGTGTGATATCTGGTTtgacagacacctgtgtgtgtgtctccagactCAGGACTTGCAAGTGGTGTGTTATGCGTTCACCTCGTTTGGGAAAGCAGCCATCAAACAGAGGAAGCTCCACCCAGACACCTTCATACAACTGGCCCTTCAACTGGCTTATTACAGACAGCATGGGCGGTAATACCATCCATCCAGCCAGggccggctctagccttttgggggccctaagcgagatttTGTTGGGGCCTAAGCTaggccatggggtggagagacattattttcagttttaaagctaatttcttgtaattatacacattttgctgtgacttatgccatgttagtGATGATAGagtgagtgactaacaaaatcaataggGGCCCCCTAGAGGTCAGGGCCCTTAGACACCCTGGTCGGGGTTCAGCCATgattacaagtttagatagctggctagactaacttaccaatttAAGAAATGTTAGAAGACATGGTGAATTGATTGACTGCCAAAACATAACAAGAGAGAAATTGCTGGTGTAGAACCACATTTCGACCTTGTAactggtgtattctactattctaactctcaaataataataatttggggtGAGGTTGAGGGCGGCCTGGGGCCCTAAGCAACGGCTTATATTCTCTTATGCTTGGAGCCGGCCCTGCATCCACTATCCATCcaattaatccatccatccacccaacattcatccatccacccacccgcccatccatctatccatccacccacccacccgcccatctatctatccatcaaCTTCATCCATCCTTCCTCCCCAATATTCTCTCCATAACTGATGATTGATGATAATCCCTGCTCCCAGGTTAGGTAGTTGCTATGAGACAGCGATGACCAGAAGGTTCTACCATGGCAGGACTGAGACCATGAGGCCCTGTACCCTGGAGGCACAGAACTGGTGCCATACCATGCTCCTCCCTGCAGCCAGCGtaagtgtgagagtgtgtgtgtccagtaaacGATTAGTTCTTCATATATTGTCATGCCATACATGTAAATCTGGCGACCAGGATACTTACACTCTGACTTTCTGTATGTCTCCCAGGCTGAGGCTAAGAGGAAAGCCCTGCTGCTGGCCTTCAACAAGCACAACAAACTGATGGCTGAGGCACAGAACGGAAAAGGTTTTGACAGACATCTCCTGGGCCTGTACCTGATCGCCAAGGAGGAGGGACTTCCAATGCCAGACCTTTTCACTGATACACTGTATtccaagaggtgtgtgtgtgtgtgtgtgtgtgtgtgtgtgtgtgtttatggtgttTTGTAatttgtgtgtgttctctctccagtGGCGGGGGCGGTAACTTTACCCTGTCCACCAGTCTGGCTGGCTACACCACAGTTCATGGGGTGGGCGCTCCCATGGTGCACCATGGCTACGGGTTCTTCTACCGCATCAGTGAGGACAGGTGGgctaacacacccacacacaagacCTGGACTATGGACAATGACCATTCATttaatgaatacatttttttctgaTTATTGTTGGCTTGTTTGACATTTTattgcattgttaggagctagtaacataagcatatCACTGCACCCACTATAAcgtctgctaaactgtgtacgtgaCCAGTAATCTTTGATTTTGAACAGTTACTTCAGCTATTTGGTCTCTCATGTAGTTTGTAGAATTTGTAGATTTTCTTTAGTACATCTGTCTTCTCTAGGATGGCCTGATAGAAGCTTCTGGTGTCTGTCCTGTTTCAGGATCGTGGCTTCCTGTTCAGCGTGGAAGTCCAGTCCAGAGACGGATGCAGAGACACTGTTCCAGAACCTGGTTACCTCCCTACATGAGATGCTACATCTCGCTACCACAGCGCAgctctaatacacacacacacaaacgcgcgCGCAGAGTTTCTAGATGCCAGCCAATAATAACCGTTTTAATATTGTCCAGATCAATGCAAAGGCATTCTAAcaatgcggcaggtagcctagatgTTAGAATTAGGCCAgttactgaaaggttgctagtttgaatccccgagccaatAAATCtttcgatgtgcccttgagcaagccacttaaccctaattgctcctttgccatgaccctactctccaGGGTTGTCTCGGGGgtagttgggatatgcaaaaaatacATTTCCAATGTGAAATAGGACAAGTATAAGtacccaccaaattattattacaATGCAGCCCTTGATTGTTTTCTTAATGTttacaaaaaatacattatttgttTAATGCAGCTCAACAAATGTGTTTATTTTGCACTTTAATTAATGTAATTCTCTGATTTTGTGCAGCAGCTAG of the Oncorhynchus clarkii lewisi isolate Uvic-CL-2024 chromosome 3, UVic_Ocla_1.0, whole genome shotgun sequence genome contains:
- the LOC139387852 gene encoding peroxisomal carnitine O-octanoyltransferase-like, yielding MDERRQLSTYRNLQNIAKYYGDMTNQVSEYPAEQTFQYQHSLPPLPVPSLEGSLAKYLVAVRPFATEEEYQVTAAVVKRFGEGIGKDLHQKLLQRARTRRNWLEEWWLNAAYLEMRYPSQLNVNFGGPAPYLEHCWPPTEGVQLQRTSISMWHTLQYWDLLRTERLDPHKAGNVVLDMDQFRMLFCTCKVPGVTKDTIINYFKTESEGPCPSHVVVMCKGRFFSFDAVCDGHILTPPELLRQLTHVKQCCEGEPAGDGIAALTSEERTRWAKAREYLIGIDPANKTILETIQSSLFVVSLDDAKPYATAENYTPVSLEVLTGDATIRWGDKSYNSLSFADGTFGSNCDHAPFEGMVLVTHCYYVDQQLKATDGKWKGSETVRPMPLPEELVFTVDDRVRRDVVHAKQQYFETTQDLQVVCYAFTSFGKAAIKQRKLHPDTFIQLALQLAYYRQHGRLGSCYETAMTRRFYHGRTETMRPCTLEAQNWCHTMLLPAASAEAKRKALLLAFNKHNKLMAEAQNGKGFDRHLLGLYLIAKEEGLPMPDLFTDTLYSKSGGGGNFTLSTSLAGYTTVHGVGAPMVHHGYGFFYRISEDRIVASCSAWKSSPETDAETLFQNLVTSLHEMLHLATTAQL